Proteins found in one Mucilaginibacter gracilis genomic segment:
- a CDS encoding carboxypeptidase-like regulatory domain-containing protein, with translation MKTTLKLLTIILSFFTVTSFAQSAKVQGVVTTTSGEAIVKTTVKLLNTNYGDITDNQGRYSINNLAGGNYTISISAVGYASQLKSFELKKGQVLTLDFRLTESSSQLNEVTVSSEKRQEAIQKIPAAITSLDAKQIKEYRLWDITNLTAIAPNLFVVEHGNSTSSNFFNIRGVMGFSNEQAVATYVDGVYQFDYFSAPPLFNDVQSIEILRGPQGTLYGRNAYGGGGEHHH, from the coding sequence ATGAAAACAACTTTAAAACTACTTACGATCATATTAAGCTTCTTTACTGTCACTTCATTTGCACAATCAGCAAAAGTACAGGGTGTTGTTACAACCACCAGCGGAGAAGCCATTGTTAAAACAACGGTTAAATTATTGAATACCAATTATGGCGATATAACAGACAACCAGGGTAGATATAGCATCAACAATTTAGCGGGTGGAAATTATACCATCAGTATTTCAGCAGTAGGGTATGCTTCGCAATTAAAATCCTTTGAACTGAAAAAAGGGCAAGTGCTGACCCTCGATTTTAGGCTGACTGAAAGCAGCAGTCAATTAAATGAGGTGACAGTATCCTCAGAAAAGCGCCAGGAGGCTATCCAGAAAATACCGGCCGCGATCACTTCTTTAGATGCCAAACAGATCAAGGAGTACCGTTTATGGGATATTACGAACCTGACGGCAATCGCACCGAATTTATTTGTGGTGGAGCACGGTAACAGCACCAGTTCCAATTTCTTCAACATTCGCGGAGTGATGGGCTTTTCCAATGAGCAGGCCGTCGCTACTTATGTGGATGGTGTTTACCAGTTTGATTATTTTTCTGCCCCGCCCTTGTTCAACGATGTACAAAGCATCGAGATCCTGCGCGGGCCGCAGGGAACCTTATATGGTCGTAACGCCTATGGGGGGGGTGGTGAACATCACCACTAA